One window from the genome of Nicotiana sylvestris chromosome 9, ASM39365v2, whole genome shotgun sequence encodes:
- the LOC138877866 gene encoding uncharacterized protein, which translates to MNGGGGGSGAGFGPKEEEVGGGGGHCFGLKVRGKKNAEGVDVPKTRADCTTDDLKRWEKNAKAKKWLVCELGLDEYNRIQSCTIAKDIWDTLQVDHEGTPQVKRSRGTLLYSQYENFTMKEGETIQEIYTRFKTLTNELKSLGRIILEEDKESKNIATLKLDELIRNLTAYELRRQTMKMDGPMTERSMALRIVEGADLEDDEMAMITKDFKKYLIRGKGSSRGATFNKQRASEKQTNRGCYKYGKTDHMIKNCPQWEIEWKKERAD; encoded by the exons ATGaatgggggtgggggtgggagtGGCGCTGGTTTTGGTCCGAAGGAAGAAGAAGTTGGAGGGGggggagggcactgctttgggtTAAAAGTTAGGGGAaag aagaatgctgaaggagtggatgtgccaaagactagAGCTGACTGTACTACTGATGATTTGAAGAGGtgggaaaagaatgccaaggccaagaaatggcttgtgtgtgaaCTAGGTCTAGACGAGTACAACAGAATTCAAAGCTGTACTATTGCTAAGGATATCTGGGACACTCTACAAGTGGaccatgaaggaactcctcaagtaaagagatcaagaggaacactgttgtattctcaatatgagaatttcaccatgaaggaaggagaaaccatccaagagatttACACAAGGTTTaaaacactaacaaatgaacttaagtctcttggaagaattatccttgaagaagacaag gaatcaaagaacattgctactctcaagttaGATGAGCTGATtagaaatctcactgcctatgaactgagaaggcaaaccatgaagatggatggaCCCATGACGGAAAGAAGCATGGCTCTTAGAATAGTTGAAGGTGCAGActtagaggatgatgaaatggctatgatcacaaagGATTTCAAGAAATACCTAAttagaggaaagggttcttcaagaggcgCAACTTTTAATAAACAAAGGGCTTCTGAAAAACAGACCAACAGGGGCTGCTACAAATATGGTAagactgaccacatgatcaagaattgtcctcaatgggaaattgaatggaagaaagaaagggctgactga